The following is a genomic window from Amaranthus tricolor cultivar Red isolate AtriRed21 chromosome 10, ASM2621246v1, whole genome shotgun sequence.
taacatatcctggggcttcaaccatcagcttaagcttttggttgagttggttccttgacactgTGATAGGCGGATTAAAAAATAGACCAGTTGGCACCTTTAGTATACATGAATCAATGAACCCACAGAGACTCAGGGAGATGGGTAATATGCTAAGCCAGTTTACCCACAACTGCCACATTCCACTTTGCAATGTTTTCAATTCCCAAACCTCCAATTTTTTTGGGTGTGTAGACATCATTTCAATTGATATTCTTAGGAGTTGTATTACCAGGGTCTGCATGCCAAAGATAGGCTCTACAAATAGCATCCCTTCTTAATTACAACCCTAGGAAAAATAGAAAATTGGCACCAATAAGTACAAATACTTTGAAATACCACAAAAACTAATTGAACTCTGGCTGCATAGGAGAGGAATTTTGAGctccaaatattatttttatttagattttaagactttataaattattgataAATATTAATCTACGTCTAGGACCCAAAATGATCATAATTGCGCCTTGTAAAAACGATCATATAAACCCATATTTTCTTTatccatttaaattttttaaggtGTATGTTGCAAATATAGAGAGATGGAGGAGTTGTATATATGCCATAGGGCCGCATAAGATTTCCTTTAAAGTATGACTTATGAGTGGAAGTCAAAGTGTTGAATGTTGAGCTACTTATTTAGTCAAATCTCTATGGTGTTCTCTTTACTTCACTATTCTTGATTTAAATTAATGGAACATCACGCTTTAGGTCATTTTCAATACTTAAGATAAGCTTGGATGCTTATTGGAATTGACTCTTTGCTTTTTGAGTGATATAATAACAAGTAGATGACATGATTGATACAAATAGTGATTCCAATCTTTTCTGTTCTTACTAACAAGAAAATTGTTGGGTGATACTACTCCCAAATGTATGCCATTTATTCTTAAGACTTTCTCATaattaaaaagctaaaaaaggCAATATTGTTGCTGAAATTCAATATTTAATTATCAACCGTTACAAATATAATActagtttttttatttcatagtAGAGAGAATTTTTGTACGTGAAAGGGAAAGAAATTAATCTGTCTATTTAtagtgaaaatcaaatacttatTACAAAGATAAAACAAGCTTTCTATCAATATATCAATGTATAATTCTCCTTATTAGCCTAAAATAATTGGTGATCTCATAAAAATAGATATAAGTATTGTAGTTTCTTAATTCAACTTAATTCAATATTTCCTTTCTTTGCAATCATATAATTAGATTTTTCTtgtcaattaacaaaattaaaaatttaaattgaaataatataaacattctcgcaatacaaaaaaaattccatTAGAGgtacatttaattaattaatctacacaaaaccaacaaaaaatttattaattatcctATGTCACATGATCACCAATCTATTAGTTATATACAACATTAATTTCCACTTtgcataaatattttaaaattattagttttgaaaaattagtaagtaaaaatattaatataaaatatggaAACAACATGTTCTAAGGAACGTAATTAAAGACAAAAGGAAAATTCTgcacatttatttatttaaattgagCATTAAGTTAATGTTTAGCAAGCCATTATGAATATGATAGATATTTGATAGGAAAGTCTGGTCCTACACAAAGCTATGACAAGATTTAGTGACGAAAGGGATATCTTGTAAGTGTTAGAAATTAAACATGTTGGGTTTGGCAAGAAAACGAGTGCCATGTTTTCCCAATAAAGAACTACTATTGTTAGTGTGACAAACTCATGggtacaacaaaatatatactctTATGTTTCCgtcatttaatattatttgttatttttgattattctactcatttaatatttttctatttatggACAATAATACAcctgtttattataattttttaatctaattcatacattttaattacATCTTTATGACTCAATATCTCTCTTCATCCATTaccaaatatttatattttatttaaaataccttattttctttttttgctaATTTGAAGTCACGAAACAATAACAATTATGAAAATTACATTATTCCTACAAAGCAGGTTTCCTAAATCCAATCAATTTTAAGCTTATCATACCAATAATTTCTAACAAAGAAGACTTTCTTCCCCTTTTACCAATAGAAGTAAAGAGTTATCGAATGATTAGCATTATCCCACTACCTTTTTCAGTTTGGCAAATTTGTGCCATGAAGGTGGTGGGTATGTGGGTAGGCTTAGATTCATTACCATTTATAAAAACCATTGGTATTACAGCTAGTTTCTTGAGAAATTATCACTTTAAGAGATGTATTTTAAACTCaattcattaaagattaatacttacttactgcatttttaatgtctacttacattatccttaatgcttacttatcgtattcttaatgcctattttcaatattttaaaaaatatataatgaatcaGCCTAATTAGAAAtgatctctcaaaaagaccgtttcttacaaaaatttgtgttgttaataattatcttaattttttaaagatgTTTTTACAGTTTATGAAtcttacattgagacgaatcaaacaatatctcacttaaatatatttttaactttttatacaaaaaataaaatataaattacaagtaaaaaataaatagtaataaaaaagaaaataaaacgaATAAGCATAATAAAATGGGtaataaaaaccattaaaaatccaTAACTTAGACTCACACCATATTTGTTAAATAGTAGCTTTTACCAGCAACAGATTAATACAAGGACGGACGATCAAACGCTGATATTTGctaaacaaaaatacattaCATTGTCAACTTCAAACAAATACTCGGGTTTATTAATTGCATAATTTCTCCCAAAAAAGCTCTCATATAAATGGAAGTGACGGGACAAACCATGCACTTCCCAAGGACATatggaaaattataaaactttttCTTACAATCTACTAAAATATCCTTAATTTCTTGTACAACAATGAGTACacaagtaaatataaaatatagtacATGATCCCTAACAAGATAACACCCTAAGCTTGCATCTCATCAACGATTTGAGGCACGAAATTTTTAACAATTTCGATTCGGTAAGATTTTATACAACTAACTTCAAGTATTCTACCGCAAACCTTCATTCTTGACATTAAATACCGCAGCAATTCGTAGCAGCCCAAGAGCGATTACTATGGTCGCTTTGCGTGTTATGAGTCGTACCAACCAAACTACACGATGTAAACAACGCAGAACAATCAATTACGGTATCTTTTAAATCTTTATCTGTGTGCCACGTAGCCATCGAGGTGAACTTGTTCCCATATTTGAATAATAATCCCCAACATTTGCTACGAAAAGAGGATCTCGATCCTCATGGAAATGTTTTCCCGAGTTCTTAGAGGCAGAGTTGTCATGGCCTTCCTGCTCCAATTCCTTGCTTAAATCTTCCATGGTCTTCTTTATAGTGGCTTTATTCATTTGTCCTGGCTCAGTTGTAGCAATACCAACCATCGTAATCCTTGGGAGAAGCGGACTATTTTGAAGCTCTTCTTTCAAATAACCTCTCGATGGTTCTACAAAACTGAAAAAATCATGATTGTCAGAAACAAAGTGCCTTCAGTTGTTTACATAATCTGAAAATGATCAACAAAAACAACCCTTTTGATGGTTCTCAGGAAGTTTTTCACGGCagaggttagaattaaaaacctTGAATCATCCGCTTTGTTGGTCTTGCATTTGGGTTTTAACCAAGGTGGTCTTAGCCAATCTCTCCATGAAGCACAGGGATTAGCTGGCTGTAAAATTTCTTGCTCTTTAATTTCTGGTCCCGCCTGTGCAGAAACATTCTGCTCTGGCAATTCATTTAGGCTTTCCGTTTCTGAGTTTGCAGAACAGGTAGCTATCTTTAATGCTCTTGACCGAGAAACAGCACTCCTGCACAGGAAATTCGAAATGTAGTTGTGCGCTATGAAGAGTTTGGGGCATGAGAGAAGAAAATGCTTTGATCATATGATATCTCTTTGCCTTTCTACCTAAAGTCGCACATTTACCAAACCATTAAAGGAGTTTGTTATATCGAAAATTGACTAATAAGTCTCCTTTAGCTTTCTGGCATAGATCATCAAATACTAGAGCTCCCTAACAGAGTTCGTCTTGAAGGTAGTTGTCTAAAATTTGGTGGGTGTGGTTGATCACTCTAATGTTACCTGAACAAAAACTCGAGCAAATTCCTTTGATGTAAATCTGAAATTTTTCTCTTCAGACTTATATCATGCAAATTTTCTTATCAAGTTTGGGTTTAAAGAAATTGTAAAGTCCACATTAGTTCCGAGGAAAACCCACATAATCTATGCATCTGTGATTTCCTTTCTTAATTAAGATACTTAAGCGGAAGAAACAAACGGATAAGTTGAAAAAAAGATTGCAGGTGAACATGTTGTATAGAAAAGTGGAACGAATTAGTCCAAAAACAAGGGCATTAAATAAGCAAAGACGTATTCTAGTGTTagatacaaaataaaaagttcCAATCATCTAAGTTTTACACAAACCATTTCTACAGAGCTAGTTAAAAATATGTACACTAGAGAGAACTTGTTTGACAACAAATAAATAGGGGAATGTGGGAACTACTTTTCAGAGCTAAGCAAAAAGCGAACATATATAGTACTTGGAaaaactaccaaaaataataatggggaaaaaaataattcatttaCTCGCTATATGAAAATGATAAGGGGCAAAAGTTAATCAATGGTCAGCTCAGGTCAAGCCAATTGCAAGCAAAGTGGTACATGACTACATGAGTACCAAAGCGGGGAGGCAGAGACGGAGGCACGCTATTCTTATTGGGTTCAAATAATCCCACTTAGCATTTGCTAAAACGTAAAACTCTCTCAGTACACCTATTTGTAAAGATACGTGAAAGTAGTATAACCTACTCTCATCATAGAGTAAAAATGTTAACACTTGAGATTGCGAACCAGAAAAATGATGTGGTAATGGGAGTAATGCGATTATCCTAACGCCTAAATAACGGTCGaatcataagatatcccttcCCTTGATACGGTCCATAAACGCAGTTTTTAATACCATTACAATGCAAAAAATAtcgttttgtttgttttgaaaacctttaaaatgcggCCAATGCTATGCCATGCGGTGTAGTTTTTACGCAATAACTCTTATATTGTTAATAGAGTCACATGTTAATGAATTTAAAAAGTATTACAGGCTAAGACTTTTTTGTGTCAAATAACTTGTGGACTAATAtgaattactaatttttatgaGAGATTTTAATTTTAGCTCAAATTTGTATTCCTCTGCCAAACTACCACAATTTGACATTTCTAAGCTTTATATATCCTCCCTAGTTACTTCCAAGCTTTGCCTTATTAAAATTGGATAGACAAATTAAGTTGTACTCATTTCTATTTGCAAAATTATTGTTTATACAACATTGATAATAGCGATGaatttaactttaattttttaaactcaCTTAATATCAAGTCTAGTAACACCACTACAGGGAGGTGGCTTTATCATGGTGATAGTCAACAAAGAGGGTGACAATATGATGGTGTAATAACTGTAAATACTCCTACAACCCTACGCCCACCAATAAATCCACCTCCCAAAGCGGAGCAATGGGAGATACAAAACCACTTTATCTCTGCTCTCACCTTTTGATTCCCTTTATCCAGTATCAAGTACACAGAATATGGGAAATGAAGCATTCATTCTGAGTCTCACATAAGTTATACACTACAAATATAAAAGAAGAGAACATCATAAGCATCTCAAAGTAATACCTACTCTCGAATGAGTCCACCGTATATGGAAATTTTGGCTGAATCCCAGTTGCTTTTCTCAACCATCTATTTCCGAGAAGCATTTTGTCAACAGCATATAAGAGCTGCATTTCTGCAGCCTTTGATATGACACTTAATGGTATTCCAGGCTGTCCCATTTCATCCATTATTTCCTGAACCTAAAAATAACGAGAAAAGAACAATCAAAGAAACATATTCAAAGTTGAGTCGCTTGACCCTTATAGCAAAATATACCCGTTAACTATGCATTTAGAAACATTATTACaagttgatattaaaaaaatatgaattaagAAGAATCTAACAGGGAACCACGAGAATGAATTATATATAGAGAGTATATCCGTAGAGGAGATAGTATACTACTTATAGATAAAGGTGTTTCCTATTATAATACTTAGTTACTTATTCAATTATGTGTTATGACATTCTATTAAGACGTTTAATGGAGTAAAATGTAGGTTATATTTCTGATACATTTTACGAATTTAAGTATGTTAGGTGTTCAATGCGTTCCTTTTCCTTTATATGTGAAGGGTGTGGAGGGCGGAGGAGGCAAGTGTTGCAACAAATCTGCCTGATATGAAACAAACACGAAGGTATTTATATCAGCTCACCTCTGCAGGCTCCCATATGCTTTCTGCACTCTCTTCGGTGATATCTGCTGCAAAGTTGTCATCAATAACATCACGCCGCCGTTGCACACGACGGCTTTGAATCAAAGACTGGAAATGCTGATCAATTGATTCCTCTAATATGTTATCCAAaacttttttatcaaaaaaataaggTGTGTACCTGGAGAAAAAGATTTGTGAATTCACATTAACAAATTCCAATTTACAATATAATCATTCACAAGTGTACAGTAATGTCAAAAACTGGAGTcgactacatgaaccaataataaaaactttgtGGTGTTCCTCATGAATTCTCCTTCACAAGCAAAAGGAATTTGTaatattaacaaattaaaaattgctaaaatacatataaaaaatgTTTTGGTTATATACATCTTTATTAACATTTCATAAGAGATTCAATGTCAAGCATTTACCTTTCAATTCAAGTTAAATGTGGGTAGTTTAAGTGTTAATACTTGTGATCTAAATTCAAGAAGATTATTTAATCAATAGTTCATGTAAAAATTAAGTTGGCTGAAGAATGAATTGTATTTtgacattttgatttttatgtagtttcaacatcaaattcaagtttcatttGATTATAGGTAGTGTTTGGAAAATGGAATTTTAGTTGGtcttttggttggcttttggctttttgaTTAGTTAAAAAACCAAAAAGTGTAAGCTTTTTCCAATGATTTTTGGCTTGTTGACTGGGACAGTTACAGCATGAGTCCATCGGGTTCAGCCAAACCCATactaaagcaaaaaaaattaaatagtttgaaaaagaaaaacccttatatattttttacaacTTATATTTGCAGGAATACCGTTCGTGCGGCTCACAGGCAAAGCACATGCTGTTTAACATTGTAGGTTGGAGGTTCAAACCCTTGGCTGCTCTTTTACCAAATTTTTTCACTACAccacttttgaatttttaaaaaaaagaagttcCTTCCAATATATTGTCATGCATTGTGGTCTGTGAATGTTGAACATTATTTCCGACTTTAagctttgttttttaaattgtgattgctaattatttttcataaagATTATTGCATTTGTAATCtaagtttttatttatgttGCTTGGCttgataaatataattaattgaaatttcaaattttgtaatttgtaatttgaaATTCTAGACTATTAATACTTGGTTTGGTTAGTTCTGAACCAATAGAGAAAATTTGTTGGaccactttttttttcttaatagcCAACAGTCAGAACTTTGTGAAACATAAAAAGAGGGCAAAGAAGACCAAATATGACTTAGTTTATAGGAGTAGAAAAAGATATGAAAGATCTAAACCTAAAATAGAGAAGAATCCATGTGGATGTTTGGTTATCTTTTGGTTtggatatttaatttttagggACGGTCCGAATAAATCAACTTGAATACCCTACTCAATTAATAGTCGGATTACAATCGGATTGCGGATAAAAATTCATTTCGTTCTGtgcaaatataataacataGCTTACCACTTAATTCCTTCAGGAGTTGCTATTGCAATATCTAAATTTTGAGCAGAGAAAACAGGAACACCATTAATCCGTCCCCCACctactttctttttttcttttagaagCTTGCTAGCTGCTTTCACCTGCAACAAGAAAGATTATCAAAGTTGGTCCTCATGCATCTTCTCTGAATCCTGAATGGATTAATCAAACTATTACTGAATTTAATTGACTATAAAGTATAACCTGCTTCGAATTTGGAACAAACTGGAAAAGATGGGGTTTTTCCTGCACTTAAAGATGTCAACCAGTCAATTAGGACCAAGAAGAGATAAATATGTACACGTATAGACATAAAATGCATGCTTGCATAAGAAGATGCTTAAGCATCATCATTCAAAACAAGTTATCTTCAGTGCTCGTATATGAAACTCAGAATCATATAAACCTCTGGAAGACAAAAATACCATCACATTATGAATCTACGTTGCGTTTTTCTTAACTAAGCATAAACTCCTGGCATGAGATCAACATACCTTGAAATGTTCATAGGCTAAATCAAGTCGACAAGCACCCACGATGCCACTGGGAATGTTTAGCCTTTTAACGTAGGaaactataaaaaatgaaaGCAATTAGCACAGGTACTTTATTCAGCAATTACAAATCAAACATACGAAAAGTGCCATGCCAACAAGTAAACAATAcactttataattataatttcgaCAAAAGATCCAGTTTTGATAAGAACCAA
Proteins encoded in this region:
- the LOC130825458 gene encoding uncharacterized protein LOC130825458 — its product is MASTTEPHNHTFNNLISNFIQSTISNFCFFIHHKPKSSSSLIPIIPTITNSSGSSKVFLPLPLPFTESTQNDSYPSTSSIHRPGQPEPGSGFPSMVRIGGSRSFGNGGIGGNGGPAFVGQVFSMCDLTGTGLMAVSTHFDIPFISKRAPEWMKKMFTAVIKNETGPVFRFFVDLGDAVSYVKRLNIPSGIVGACRLDLAYEHFKEKPHLFQFVPNSKQVKAASKLLKEKKKVGGGRINGVPVFSAQNLDIAIATPEGIKWYTPYFFDKKVLDNILEESIDQHFQSLIQSRRVQRRRDVIDDNFAADITEESAESIWEPAEVQEIMDEMGQPGIPLSVISKAAEMQLLYAVDKMLLGNRWLRKATGIQPKFPYTVDSFESRSAVSRSRALKIATCSANSETESLNELPEQNVSAQAGPEIKEQEILQPANPCASWRDWLRPPWLKPKCKTNKADDSSFVEPSRGYLKEELQNSPLLPRITMVGIATTEPGQMNKATIKKTMEDLSKELEQEGHDNSASKNSGKHFHEDRDPLFVANVGDYYSNMGTSSPRWLRGTQIKI